CTGTTGACCTGATGTTCCGGCACAACTTCGTCCCGTTGGAAGAAACAGAGGACGGACGCCTGGCAATTGCAGTCGCCGACCCGAGCCAGTTGATGATGATCGACGAGATCAGCCTGCTGCTCGCACGGCGCATCCAGCCGAAGGTCGCGACCCTGTCGCAGATCACGGACATTTTAAAAAAGACAGAGCAGTCACAGCGCGTGCTGGAAGAAGCCAGCGAGGGCTTTGCGCTGGACGTTATTCCGGAAGACGAGAGCGCCGACGAAACGATCTCGATTGAGCGGCTGACGGCCGAGAGCGACATCAGCCCGATCATCCGCCTGGTGGATACGACGATCTTCACCGCGCTGCAACGCCGCGCCAGTGATATTCATATCGAAACCCGCGACGACTCGGTCGTAATCAAGTACCGCATCGACGGCGTGTTGCAGCAGGCGATGCAACCCATCGCGAAAGAGCACCACTCGACCATCATCTCGCGTATCAAGGTGATGAGCGAATTGGACATCGCCGAGCGTCGCGTGCCGCAGGATGGCCGGTTCCGCGTGCGCTACAGCGCGCGCTCCATCGATTTCCGCGTTTCAATCATGCCCAGCATTCATGGAGAAGATGCTGTGCTGCGTGTGCTCGACAAGGAGTCGATGAGCGAGAAGTTTCACAAACTCACGCTCGACGTGGTCGGCTTCAGCGAAGATGACCTTCGCAAGTTCCGCCGCTACGTGGCGGAACCCTACGGCATGGTGCTGGTAACGGGTCCGACGGGCTCTGGTAAAACGACAACGTTGTACGCGGCGCTGAACGAAATCAAGACAGACGAAGACAAGATCATCACGATCGAAGACCCTGTCGAATACCAGATTCGAGGCGTGACGCAGATTCCGGTGAACGAGAAGAAGGGATTGACGTTCGCACGCGGCCTGCGTTCGATTCTTCGCCATGACCCTGACAAGATCATGGTCGGCGAAATTCGCGACACGGAAACGGCGCAGATTGCTATCCAATCCGCACTGACAGGACACCTGGTGTTTACGACGGTACACGCCAACAACGTGGTGGACGTGATCGGCCGCTTCCTGAATATGGGCGTTGAGCCGTACAACTTCGTTTCGGCCTTGAACTGCATCCTGGCGCAACGACTGGTGCGCCTGATCTGCGAACACTGCAAACAACCTGTGCGGTATCCGGCTGACGTGCTGGAAGCGAGCGGGCTCGACCCGGAACAATGGAGCAATTTCACGTTCTATGAAGGTCCGGGATGCATAGAGTGTGCGGGCACAGGCTTTCGCGGGAGAACGGCGATTCACGAACTGCTGGATTTGACGGACAACGTTCGCGAGATGATTCTCGAAAAAAGGCCCAGTTCAGAGATTCGGAAGGCGGCGCGCGAAGAAGGAATGACGTTCCTGCGCGAGTCGGCCATCGCTAAAGTAAGGGCCGGAATTACGACGCTGAAAGAAATCAATAAGGTCACGTTCATCGAAACGACGCGTTAGCACGACAGAACTCGGTATGAGAGAGAACGGAAACAGAATGGCCAACAACCTCAGCAACGGCCGTCCACGGATCGCCTGTGAAGTTATGGCAACCCGCGTGACCGCAGCGCGGGTGAACGCCACGCGCCACGTAGTGGAAGCGGTGCACTCGCGAACACTGCCGCCAGGAGCCGTGACTCCGAACCTGCTCGCGACGAACGTGGCTGAAGGCTCCGCTGTCCGGGACGCTATCGAGGAGATGGTAAGCACCGTGGCCGGCAGAACGCGCGACGTGATCGCCATTGTGCCGGATGCTGCCGTTCGCATCGTGCTGCTGGAGTTCGATACCCTGCCAGAACGCCGGCTGGATGCCGACTCGGTCGTGCGCTTCCGGCTCAAAAAGTCTTTGCCGTTCGACATCGACAAAGCCGCGCTCAGTTACGACGTTGCGCGCGCGCCCGGGATGGTGAAGGTGGTTGCCGCGGTAACTCCGTCGGCGGTATTGCAGGAGTATGAGCAGGTTTTCCGCGATGCGGGGTGCAATCCCGGCATCGTGATGCCCTCGACGATTGCAGCACTCGGCGCGGTGGATACTTCCCGTCCTACGCTGGTGCTGAAGGTGGATGCCGACACAAGCAGCGTCGCGATTCTGAACCATGGCGAACTGCTGCTGTACCGAACGCTGGAGAATGGCGGAACCATAATTTCGGGCGAGCGTCTTGCGGAGGACGTGTATCCTTCCGTCGTGTTCTTCCAGGACACCTTCGGAGTGAACGTGGAACGGGTGCTGGTCGCAGGCCGCGTAGCGATTCAGGACGTCGCCCCGGCGCTGGAAGCGCAGACAGGTTCACGCGTGCAGGAACTCGTTGGACTGACGACACTTGCCATGAACGGCAACACCGACCGGTCGGAACTGGCGGGCGTAGTTGGAGCCCTGATCGGCTGAGGAGCGAACAACAACGATGCGCCTGAACATCAATCTCGCAAGCCAGCCGTATGAAGACGTTAAGAAGTTTCTGCTGCGTTGGGGAACGCTGATCGCGGTGCTCGCCATTTTTACGGGTGGCCTTGTTTATTACGCCATCTCGTCGTGGCGGCAGTCGCGTGACGTGAACCGGCAGATCGCTATGCTGCGGCAGGAGATGAATAGCCTCGACCGCGAAAAAGCGGCCGGCATGGCGTTACTGAATCGTCCCGACAACAAGGCAGTCGCCGAGCAGGCGCGATTTCTGAATGAGGTTATCGCACGCAAGGCATTCTCATGGACCCGCGTGTTTGAAGACCTGGAACGCGTGATGCCACCTCGCTTGCATGTGGTTTCCATTGCGCCTGAACTGAACGATCAGAACCAGCTGCAAGTTCGCATGATCGTCGCCGGAGATTCGCGCGAACGCGCCGTCGAACTGGTGCGGAAGATGGAGGAGTCGGACACCTTCCGGCAAGCGCAGGTACGAGTCGAGTCGAAGGCCCAGCAAGCTTCCGGAACCGACACGGTTCAGTTTGAGATCAGCTCCATCTACGCGCC
Above is a genomic segment from Clostridia bacterium containing:
- a CDS encoding GspE/PulE family protein — translated: MAQLFINGASTVTGDEEARGRDLARRYRCEFVDLRNFHIQHELLRKIPVDLMFRHNFVPLEETEDGRLAIAVADPSQLMMIDEISLLLARRIQPKVATLSQITDILKKTEQSQRVLEEASEGFALDVIPEDESADETISIERLTAESDISPIIRLVDTTIFTALQRRASDIHIETRDDSVVIKYRIDGVLQQAMQPIAKEHHSTIISRIKVMSELDIAERRVPQDGRFRVRYSARSIDFRVSIMPSIHGEDAVLRVLDKESMSEKFHKLTLDVVGFSEDDLRKFRRYVAEPYGMVLVTGPTGSGKTTTLYAALNEIKTDEDKIITIEDPVEYQIRGVTQIPVNEKKGLTFARGLRSILRHDPDKIMVGEIRDTETAQIAIQSALTGHLVFTTVHANNVVDVIGRFLNMGVEPYNFVSALNCILAQRLVRLICEHCKQPVRYPADVLEASGLDPEQWSNFTFYEGPGCIECAGTGFRGRTAIHELLDLTDNVREMILEKRPSSEIRKAAREEGMTFLRESAIAKVRAGITTLKEINKVTFIETTR
- a CDS encoding PilN domain-containing protein, with protein sequence MRLNINLASQPYEDVKKFLLRWGTLIAVLAIFTGGLVYYAISSWRQSRDVNRQIAMLRQEMNSLDREKAAGMALLNRPDNKAVAEQARFLNEVIARKAFSWTRVFEDLERVMPPRLHVVSIAPELNDQNQLQVRMIVAGDSRERAVELVRKMEESDTFRQAQVRVESKAQQASGTDTVQFEISSIYAPPAVGAPYTPESNGTSGKLGDAGVQKVGQR